The Hermetia illucens chromosome 2, iHerIll2.2.curated.20191125, whole genome shotgun sequence genomic interval TAGgcgggaagctcagctataagcaaaacgtacagtatgcttatgacaaagcatccactacaaatgtggccctggcaaggatgatgtcgaacgtggcAGGGCAACGACATTCTTGCAGGTTGCTTATAGTTAGGGTGGTGAGTTTGgccctgctctatgcagctccagtttaggGGTcatatttaacgctaacaaactgagtgcagtctacaggagagcagccctaagagtgtgctcggcgtTCAGAATTGCctcagatgacgcagcactcgggaatgatgcccattgacatcttggtagatgagatgacgaactatctctcctttatcgcagaagaAGAACTTCGAAAGCCAGAGATCTTTAATGCAGAGGAGACTAGAGAAGCGCAGTGACATACGCCTAGAgacgaaaggtgaccaagctaaagtgagctgactccgccccggcccgtgatgtaataccttatggtggttccacggggcttgaggggagtcgggggtggtttaagtgggtaagaatcccacacactgtgtATTcaaaccagtgtcttttgaagatttctacctcccaaaagaaaaaagattCATAACATCTACACAGTCTACTATTCTACCTCCCTCGTTCATTTGGAAGTAATGTGTATATAACGATATGACGTTGTTAGTGCATAAGCGATCAATCGTAGGTTTATGCGTTCACCTCGAAGTTCCTGCCTAAGGATCAGGCAGCTCTGATGCCTGTTTAACATTAGATATGTCTAGATATGTCTTTGAGGTCGACAGATCAGTTGTGGAAGACGCATCGGTGCTTGTGGGTATGTGGAGTGGGGTCGGATGCTAAGGTAGTATAGCGGGCTTAATATAAGGCTTGAGCGATTGGAGCTACCACTATAAACATGCGAAATTGGCaatgattataataataaaaatcactGACGCGACAATCGAGTTGGTTCAGgaccttgaagtttgttaagGCACCTCATTTGAGATGGTAAGGGTACACTAAAATTAAAGTTTGTCAGCTATAGattgtgattattaccctaatttaacttaggtactcatttatGGCTGAGTCAATTGTTATGTCAATAGTGGGATTTGAATCTTTGCCTTCGACTGGGGCAGCCAAGGGCCGTAGCCACTAAGTCATCCGGAAAGCTATGATCGGCTAGCGAAAATTTACATACAGAGGAATTCGAAACGAATTCCGCCTCTTCTATTGTAGAATGTTGCACTATAAGCAACATTGACATTATACTCCATGTGTCTGCCATAGTCTGAAATGAAATGGATCTACTAGTTCCACGAAACTTATAGTTGTGGGCATGCATACTGCGCCAATCGATTGTATCATAAAAAAGTTGAACATTTGTTGATTCCACTCAAAACCTGTTTTCTTCTTCGAAAACAATTGTTAGTATCCTTTCAGATAGACCTTTTCTTCGTAAAATCTAAAGTCGTAAAAAGTTCAGTATGAAAAGCCACGATTTTTCAatgatatataaatataataagcaACAACAATTCATAAAACGGGATACTACTCATATGACCTAGTTTCATTGTTATGTTAATTTCAGTTAGTTAATACAATCCAAGTAATGAATAAACTTATTGAgcagccttcttcttcttccagagGTCATCACCCCAACCATGTCCCAAACCATGTCCATGAGAAAGAATTGGAGCAGCAACAGCGTGTCCGATGATACCGTGGCTAGCAATAGCTGGGGCAGCAACGATTCCATGACTGGCGATAGGAGTGGCAATGGTGCTACCAATGATTCCGTGGCTGGCAATAGCTGGGGCAGCATAAGCATGACCTATGAGTCCATGACTGGCAATGGCTGGAGCAGCAATAGCATGGCCTACAAGACCATGGGTGGCAATAGCGGGGGCAGCAACAGCATGACCGATAATTCCATGGCTAGCAATAGCTGGGGCAGCAACAGCGTGGGTGGAAATAGCTGGAGCAACAACGGTAGCGGCTACAGCTCCATGTCCCCATCCCAAACCGGCGCCATGTCCTAATCCCAAGCCAGCACTATGTCCTAATGCCAAGCCGCCACCATGTCCCCATCCCAAGCCAGCATCATGTCCCAATCCCAAACCGGCACCATGTCCCCATCCAGAGTATCCATGAGCGATTGGGGCTACGTATCCAGCGGAAGCGGCGCCGATTAAAGCAAGAGCCAAAACTACGAGTTTCTGAAATTTGTTGAATTGAAAATTACTGCAAGATCTTTAGGAGTTGCATTTCCTTAAGTTACCATGATGCTAGTTGTAGTCTTCTTCTGGTTGAATGAATCCTGACTGATGCTCTTATGCATTAAATTTGCAGTATTTATATAAAACTAAGATGCAATCAGCTGCAGAAGACTAAAATTTCAGAAAGGGAAAATCACAAAATTCAGACCAAATTCGAGGTCGTCTCCAACTTCAACTTGACTTTTCAATCGCCAAACAGTTGCTTCTTTCACTAGTTTTCTATTATCAACATGTTGACTCCTTTGTAACGTTCACATTTGTCAATGAAACTCAGACAGTAAACTTGGGTTATGTATGTAAATGTTATCACTGCCTGGTTCGAACATGGTAAGTCATTCACACAGATCAACAGTGCCATCAATCATTGAATCAGCTGGATATACCTtaatttgcataatttttaaaagCATCTGTTTTTTTAGATTGTTGGAATAATGAATCATTGACTGAGGTTTGTGATTCATTAAATGACTCTGTCTAGCGTCGAGAAGGCATTTAAGTCTAATTTTCCTATGGCTTTCGATTAATTTGATGAATTCGAATCATAAATTTTCCAGAGTAGCTCCAGATAATAAGTTATTATATTGAAACATGGAATTTAGACGTATTAATATTGTTGACAGTATGTTTGTACATGTATATCATGTGTATATAAATATGGGGAAAAACATTGTATATTTGGAATCTATTGTGATTTGGAAAGATATTTTTAACGAAACTGGTTAGTTATAATTACAACTTCAGTTAGAGTACTCGAATTAATAAGATCtgataaaagataaaaatatggATGGAagatattattaattaaaactAAAAGAGTTGAGAAGGTTACTTCCTTCATGGgttcaaatttgatgaaaaaatgctTCATTAATGCACTGCGTAACATATACCCGGTACTAACACAAGAGCGAATGGGCGAAATTTTTCTCGCGCATCTACCGAAGAAggtcgaacatgcgcaatgatttttttccacactACAATTTCAAGTAATGTGATGAGGGACAAGTCTCCTGGGTAAAGTCTTCTTGACTCATAGTAACCTAACCCCATGAAGTAGGCAGCACAATGGCTGAAGCGTTGCGCTGCCAGCCTGTCACCCTCGTTGGTCCAGGTTCAAAGCCAATTATCATAGCGATAGTCAAGACCAGCGGTAGGATGATCTGCGCTCATAGCATGCTGTTCAAAATAATTCATTTGAAGCTGCAGTTGGGACCAGCTTGCATCTTTCGAGTACTGAAGCGGAAGAGTCCTgaatataattaaatattttttacatgCTAAAACCTCTTTCTCCTCGTTTGCCTCTGCAGGAGTTACTTGACTTCTCTACCTTGTACCGTGATTTTCTATCATTTCTGGTATGTATATATTTACTATGAACTTATACTGAATCAGTTTCAATAGCACAAACTAAAACTGAAGCAGACAAGGGACATTATCCAAAATTAAAAAGAGCCCGCTTGGATACCACGGTCAAGGAAGGGAGCTCTCACTCTTCATTATTATCTAATGGCCTACTGGAATCGAGATGCCTCCTATAGATATACTTATGGAAAAGGAAAGTTAACTCAAATCTATATGATTCTGCATGGTTGCGCTTATCCACAAAACGTAGAGCAGTGGAGGAAGAGGGCGAAAACCGATTAGGGAGGGGGGCTGTGTTGAACCACATTGCCGGAAATTGACAAAAATGGCATCTAAATATGATTGATCTGCTACGTCCCATGAAAATCTTTATGGCAACCACAAAGGTGTGGCAAAGACGATACCGAAAAGTTTGTTTTCACGAACCAAAAATATTTCACAGTGACATTATAGTATCATAAAAAATGAGCTCTTCTCAATTTTGGATTGATTATTGTACTTTAATTGTAGACTAGAAACAACAGGGAGACACAGTCTCCATGCCCCATTTTATGGCAATAACTAGTTGACTTCGGCGGCAGGAAAATTCAGTTGTAACCACCAAGTATTTCCTACACCGACGAACTGCCGAATCCATCCATGACATACCCATGATCATTAATTATTCGACAAAAAGTCAACCCCTAACATATGGCAGTAAGAACTTTTTGCGGATCAAACTATTATAATCAAAGACCTGAACTCCTAAATTCAATAGGAATAACTTAAATGATTCCTCCATTCACGTTAAATAAGTATTGACCTTGCTCGACAGACTGATCTCCATTTCGCCTTCTCCCACACTACATCAAGGGCTTGCGGGTCCTCTGCTGAGTACGCATTTCAGAGATATTATCAGAGCAAAATATCATGTACTGCAACAAAGTAAAATCTGTGAGGAACTCATCCAAAGCAGAGTCTGCCAGAGTTGCATTTTATTCTTTCCATTCTCTGTAACGTTTTCAAGCTGTCTTAGGCCTAGAATGGAAGGAATTTCAATGGATCATGGTCTCTACTTCCATATATTGCCTGATAACATCTACCATGTTGTGACTTTTAATCGGACAACTCTGGATCTTGAGAAGGAGAAAAGCAATAGTCCACAACAGAACCGAAGCTGTCAAACTGACTGATAATCGCAGGCTTTGATTAACTTTCACATCTAGAAAGTATTGTTTCTGCTATAGGTGGGATAAAAAAAATGATGTTACTTAACgcattattcttctttttctttagcctttgttccgtctAGAAGCGATGTCGGTTCGTTGTAATCGGTTTGGCCATGCAGTTTTaaaatcgccgacaattctgctcccacaagctgctgcttcatcgaGCAACAGCATAGCCTCAGCTCTTGAGATGTCGCTGACTGGCACTGCTTATACCTTGCCGGCGACTGCGGCCAACAATACTGGCGCTATACCTAAGTCACCCCGGTCGATTAATcctctgcctctatctgccacgcACTATTCCAGCGCATCTATAAAAAATTGTATCAACCCGACGACGTCCGCTAGGAGGGGGGGACATGTTCCCTACTCAGCATCGGATGCACTACGCACTTCTGGCGATTGTCCTACAGTCGCTGCATTAACACCGCCACACGCTTCCTCCGGTGTATCATGGGCACCCGCCATCGCTGAACCGCATgcctttccgacctcatgtcgcccGAGTGGCCCCCAACTGAACGCCGCCTCGCCACCAAAGCAGCTGTTCGCGTCAAGGCTAGCGTATTCCACCACGTCCGACGAAATTCCGGCCTACATaagaagcaaaaccaactcaactttgtcacctctttcatgtgtgaagctgacgaaggatggcccTCCTGACTGAGTGATAGCTTCATTCAAAGTGAAATATCCCCGCGACTTCGATGATATCGTCCattcttccttttggccacagggggtcttcgtcaagccttatcacaGGACTTAGCTtcctgaaaatttccggcccgcccgcctgcctcgccgaacttgaattaTTCCGACAACTATacattcttttataaaaatgtaaAGGGTCGAAAGACCAAGCTGTcgaatttcaaactgtctgccttagcattccaacatcatataatctgcatttctgaaacctggctggatggcaggattttagattctgggctcctcgaaggttactctgtcttttgttgtgacagagactgcgctgcgcttggcaaggcAACTGACGGAggagccctaatagctgttaagtcccctctccatgccgaaatcattttttcctcctcctcctcctactacAATTCTGTCATCACACATGTCTTTCTGCCAAACGTATGTCATTTTATCATATCATGTGCATATTTTCCCAGCCTAATACCGCCTTTTCAGTACGagaatttcttcgacagattatcagaggtcctaatcgttttgtttctttCACTTCTCTATCCTCTGtgacgactttaatcttccccctggcccattactcctgactttccctccctccctaataacttgacccacccttcccttcctctatccactttcatgtatacctctggcgccctccagtttaacctttctagaaaccactaaGATCGCAttcttgatcttgtcctctctaaccttcctgtgcgttgtctttcccaatccctttatGCTGTGTCTTACATTTCTCCTGACGCCCATcgtcctgctctcgagttcaatGTTAatatatcccgactccactctcctgtggctcgcaagcctaccaagctcaactttcgtaaaacgaacttcgaaggtctgaccTCAGCCCTggtgtcaatcaactgggtccccctcctctctccatttacgtgtgaccaagcactcaacactttctataccattttatctgatgcttacgctcttactccgtctggttcaccactgaagctcacaaaaaactacgtcaaaaagagactgcgagcaagaagttcctgtcttctggaAATGATGCtgacttattttttttcaaatttctacgTTCCTTGGTCAAATCCTTAACaagtaagtccagaaacgaatatttgaccagtgttgaagactcactaaagcgcggagaCCTGAAATCTTTCCGGTCCCACATTCgaaactcccgctgccctgcccagttatcccctccgccCACTAAATTCTCTGACTTcccagctaactccccccaactattttgtgatttactccgccgctacttttcgtcagtctatgctCCCCCTTCTTCCtctgaatccctcccgatagtggatgtagcctgccccacaTCGCCTTCCATTGCCCTttttacccctatccttgtcgagttccttattggcaaacttgatgccaatgtcggacttggctgcgatggtcttccaaacctctttttgctgaaaactggtaagtccatctgccttcccctatcccttattttcaacaaaagcctcgaagggaatcattttcccggcttgtggaaaagaggctctcatcatccccatacacaaaagtggcgatcgtacgcttgccacgaattaccgtcccatttccctcctctcctcctgttccaaaatcctggaaaaatatgtcagcgactggttgtccgcccactttgaccaccatatagtgaaagagcaacacggcttcattAAACCTAGGTCCACTGCCTCAAACCTGCTTAACTtaaccaactttgtcgccaaatgtcaaCATTCATGGCGAAAAGTGCATACCACTTACACTGACTTGGCTAAAgctttcgacactgtaaatcacaaaattcttctatccaaactctcgtctctaaaagttcccataccacttgttttatggcttgcctcttacctttccaaccgatacTGCCGCGTCTCCTTTGACGGCtttacttcccgctccttctcccctcctctggcgtcccacagggatctattctgggtcctttgttatttttattttttattaacgaccttcctcccatCCTTACTTGTCCATGTTTGCTTTATACAggcgaccttaagctgttttccgctatatcgtcgcctgtgtatcccttcaatctaacctggacactctggttcgttggtactCGACTAATAGTTTAGGggtaaacgtcagaaagtgtcactctatgtgctactccctaaaatcctcacccacttctttctcctactctcttaacgggaactccttatcctgcttaaattccactcaagacctcggagtcacttttgacaataagctccgctttgacacccattgcctcgatgttatcaatcgagcagcaaaattgtcaagctttacacttcgctcctcctctgattttgactccatccagccCTTCTTAGCTCTTTTCAATctcctcgtgaggaataccctggAGTGCTCCGTAATCTGGTCACCATCCCGTAACtgcgattgtcttgcccttgaaaatgtgttacataaattcacccgtttcctcttctttaagaaaagcttccctcgtgtggactactcctctggcctccgctttctgaaccttcccttcctacaacagcgtagatcctatctggatctatgcacattttttaaacttgatGGAcagctccgccgctgacgacatcactTGTCGTCCTGTGTCTTATAATATACGTAATGCAGATATTTTCAAGGTgttcttcgcagagctcgaactctactttcattccctgattcctaggctttgcccaaattacgacgcagaaaagcttggtccttttaacttctctactttgagTGGTTTTAAAAGCTggataagatttttgctttctcctcctcctgaggacaataattactTGGAGTTTActttgtttgttgtccgttaaaataaataaataaattgtgaTTCTGTACCAGCTGATGATGTAGCTAGCAACAGGTCGAAATTCATAGAATCAAGCCCCCAGAGCCATTATCAAGTATAATGAGGGTGTATTCGCTCACCACTACTATTTTCATACGCAAAAAATACGACGAAGGGAATATGGTATTCACtacaatataaatatcttttatctGAGTTATTGGGACAAATTTTTACCCAATCTTAGGTGacaaatatatttaaatcaAGGAGACCCGATCATTAGTTGACTTCCACTTTCCCACTGACTATTATCTGTGCCtgcatgtgcatatattatactAAATCTCGATTAACGACCCAGTTTTATCAATGAAggtatttggaaaattttccattGTAAAGTATTTAATTTGGATAAATCAACcgcatttcaggaaccacttaaTTTGATATAATCCTAACAAAATAGGTTATTCtataatgaaaaaatatttaaacctaattaaaatagaTTTCCTAAACTCATCACTACTTTCACTAGTTCCTATTCCTTGTGTCCTCAAGTCGGAAGAGTATATTTAACATCGATATTATTCTTACTCCTTTATTCATAATTTCGggaagaaattcattgaaaggTTAGAAATCAAAGAATTGTTATCACTCCGAAGAATGATACCATTCCATTACTGCTTATGATATTACATTGCAAGATTTTTCACTAGCAAGCCTGGGATGCACTGAACTACATGGTATGAAACAAAGGGCTGGAAACTTCTTTGAATGTCCTAAATGCACTTGGAGAGAGAATATAGTGCGAAACTTGCTGGAATAGCATACCTTgccttgttacacttttcgaaacttaccCTGTTGACAAAGGATACCAAatgatatttaaccaatccTAGGCAAGTATTTATACGAAAATATATTCCACGCAAACCATATCAAACAGGCTATAATTCCACATTTAATGCTAAGGCTTGAAATTCATCCACGCATTTAACTTTATAAGCCAGAAACTTTTTTATTGGACTTATAAAACCAGGTACGATAATTTAGTCCAATTCGAAAAAACATGCAAGAGAAAGATCAAGGACGAGTAGAAAAACGATGCCATTCAGATTgaaactttctttgaaaaaagccATTACCATAAACACTTACTCATTTGTTATCGTGAGCTGTTTGGAGGCACGACTGTATAGGTTGTATCTGTGCTGAATGAATctcaaaaaaactttttaattcAATCTCTTTGATCTTGCTTGGTGATTCTTTACATATCACGAGTTTGCGTGATGACTTCATTCTTAAAGGATAAATTAAGCCGAGATTTCACAACTAAGACAATAATAAATGaaccattttaaaattttagacaaaatgCTAATGAAATGCAAAAGGCGTATGTCACATCTATTTTGTAACATATGACTTGGGTAGATTTTTTAGGTGGATATATGTCTGTTAACTAtgtattttttcagaatttcattgtaattttttgaaaattatgattTATATTATTCCTACAAAAATATGATCTTTCTGTAATCTATTCTCCACTATAGGAACTAGACGAATATCAGTAAATGATCCTGCGTATAATATctaactgactgtatttgatgaagaataatgtacactcccctcttgcatatatggggatccccccttcaattcgatgtagaattatgtaactcactgtataagTGAGCGTTCatgttctcacctttccacaaaattttgtgtcaaCCGCTATAACTGTCACTGAGAAAAatgcagacagacggacctgtgaggagtggccagatctcccattaggcgggaccccagctggcggattatggcatacctattgatgtataaaggtgtgttcatgcacttttctttcctGACTGTGCCTgtgctagtgtttgctcatctctggtacgtggaccaaaatgtctatgggaaggacacccagaaaataaaaccaacatggacgactTGAGAAGGactaaagttacggtgcaggggctcggaaccccagtaccggccgcttttgggagtgagcaagcgggctcccagtGTTCGATACCCCTCAACCGCAgtacctcggtggtggacaacttggtcaccaaggcatctaatgctacaagtgttttagatttggagaaggaagtgttcaaacaaaacacaactctgccaagaacaccaactgcaaaggcaaagaattatgggctaaaaggagatagctggccaaaaaaggcgattttgacacccatcggatctgatcgaGAGAtattccagcagcagcaaatggaTCCATTTaggaaaagctcatcaattttatgatctcctccaataccaaagccggaaAAAGAGAAAGCTGATGGGAGCTCAGCTATTGAAAAAGgcgtcagtaaaaggagtaatcgaaccaaaaggtgaatgagccagtaaaaggagtaatttgACCaaaactcaccgagaacagagccttgGCTCAGaaaaactaccttttatgcagcttggaactaaaatagttgagctgtccaaattcatcaaggacaaacacaacatgcaccaagccattaagaacatggtaagAGCCATCAGAGTGCTTTACCATAGGTTGCAGGCGATCCAAGTCACACCAAAGCACAAGATCATCGACCACCGATTACGTAAAAGAGTGCGAAACAAAGAGGCGGAAGTTTTAGGGAATtgacaggcaccaaaaagggaaaaaggggtcttgaacaaatggaactaaaagttcaaaagGGCCcgaagtgcccaaagtaggaatgccAGCTAGTGAAGCGAAACTGAAGGAAAATTAGAACgttggttggactaaggtcgtgaacaaaagAAGGAACAAAAAACCAAAGGTGTGAATTCGCCCGGATACAATTGTAATTTCCAGCAGAAGCCATCTAACGTATGcaaagatactgaaaaaggtgaaatttgaccccgacctaaaatcGTGAATGGACGATTCAgaagccgatcatctccgcgGATCACGTaccctatactcttgttgaaaataatccaggggttatttacccagcaagagggggtactgacaccttccagcgccccctgaatgtgatgcCGCTTCTACCAGTCAGGaactttcagataggcagtatgggttccgtaaagccagatcaaccattgatgtcatcaaagtggttactggcttggccgaaaatgcaattcaccgaAGGGGTTGTGCCAGCAAATATTGGAGGCAATCCtcgaggaaactctaggtgaaatgctatcTCCGGAAAATGTTGTtcgaagaatggtagcttgccaggaggactgggatacgatcaatttcatgatcgcagtaatccagggtAAACTGCGAAACGCATAAGAAgtgagaaaggcgcggttgcaaCCCCCCAGGTggacgaaaggagacctagctaaagtaagctaactccgccccgtgatgtaatacgtaAAGGTAGTTCCACAGGGTGGGGGGgcgaagtcgggggtggttttagtgtgtaAAAAAGAGTCTTTTGAGATTTCTACCtcctaaaaaaaagacagacaaggttttgttttcaaccaaAGGGAAAACAATAAATTGCTCGATCATCTCATTAGTCAGATCCCATGACCGAAGGACCCTATCACAAATTACATCCTCACCTAATGTCTTTTTCTGGATCTGATGAAACTGAGATGCAATTGATGGGATTAAAAGATCTTTGCAGCATCTCAGTGCTTATTTAATGTACTTTTTGAACGGCTGTATTTCCCACTGATATTTTGAAGCAGGAAGAGTGCAGTATATTTTCAGATGAAGAATGAATTTATAAGAATAGTagaataatttattattattgcaaTTGCCTGAAGGTAATTACTTCACTCaagtcaatatcaaatattcgaTAAATCGAAACTTAGTACTCATACTTCATTCTGTACGGGTATGGTAGGGTTCAAAGTAAAGGTAAATACTGGggacaaaaagaaaataaacatcaTCGAAATTCCGATTAAAATCAATGGTAAGAAGATACAAATAACGTATGAAGAAAgaaatacaagtcgggaaaccggaagctggacgcttcaggtacgaaaggttttgtgtatttttaagtacgtagcacgtaacatatgcatatattatgtgggagtatcaactttcgggtgatgttgacattcttcaattttcaaagaagcaacaactttgacgtattataattttgttactaatagtgtgatttccatcgaacttggtaagatca includes:
- the LOC119648651 gene encoding cuticle protein 64-like: MHKSISQDSFNQKKTTTSIMKLVVLALALIGAASAGYVAPIAHGYSGWGHGAGLGLGHDAGLGWGHGGGLALGHSAGLGLGHGAGLGWGHGAVAATVVAPAISTHAVAAPAIASHGIIGHAVAAPAIATHGLVGHAIAAPAIASHGLIGHAYAAPAIASHGIIGSTIATPIASHGIVAAPAIASHGIIGHAVAAPILSHGHGLGHGWGDDLWKKKKAAQ